From the Zymomonas mobilis subsp. pomaceae ATCC 29192 genome, the window AATAGCTTGCATCATACGATTTAAATGCTCGCCTGTTTTAATGATGCCGCCCTGCGTGTGTTGCACCAAAAGATTATCCATGGCCATTCCATCCCGCGTGGTATGAATACGCGCATCAAGAATAGTGCCACCGGTGGCATGAATAGCGCCCGCAATACGATAAAAGAAACCGGGGTGATCAATTGCATAAAGGCTAATCATAGTAGCGTCATAGGCAGGCATTTCTTTGCCTTTGACTGAAATCGATTTTTGAGCCTTATCCGTGGCAGCCATTTGTCGGATATTTTCAACAATAACATCAGATCGTTCTGAAAACCAATAATCATCCGGCAGACGTTTCAATAAATACTCTGAATCTTGATTATTCCATTCCAATATTTCACGAACATGTTTTTGTTGATTTTCTATTCGCTCCTGCCGTTCACTACCCCCTCGCATCGGACCTTGTTGTAAACACTGAGAACAGGCATCAAATAAAGCTGTCAGAAGCTGATTTTTCCAACTATTCCAGACATTAGGCCCTACGGCTGTAATATCAGCCAATGTCAGCAGAAATAATAACCGAAGTCTTTCGGGGCTTTTTACTTCATTAGAAAAATCTGTAATAGTTTTAACGTCTGCTAAATCGCGCTGGAAGGCGGTATGGGACATAAGTAAGTGATTTTTGATCAGCCATACGACCAATTCCGTCTCAGCGGGTGTTAACCCTAAACGCGGACAAAGACGATTTGCAATTTCAGCCCCCAATAAGGAATGATCACCGTTACGACCCTTGGCAATATCATGAAGAAATACGGCAATACATAACGCACGATGGGCATCAATCTGCTTAAAAAGTGTTACGCCTAAGGGATAATCTTCTGCCATTTCGCCTTGTTCAACACGGGCCAGCAAATCAATAGCGCGAATAGCATGTTCGTCCACGGTATAATGATGATACATGTCGAACTGCATTTGGGCGACAATCCGACCAAAATCAGGAATAAAACGGCCTAATACCCCGGTATTATTCATAGCCTTTAAAATAGGGGCCGGATTACGGGAAGACGCAAAAATAGCCGTAAAGGCAGCATTACATTCTGGGTTATTTCGTAATTCTTCATCAATTAAAATGGCATCACGGCCAGCTTGACGCATGGTCAAAGGATGAATGCCGAGTTTATGGCGATGGGCAACGGTGAAGAGTATTATTAATTTTGAGGGATTTTGTCTGAAAAAATCGTCATCCGTGACGATAATTTGCCCTTGCTCAACTGAAAAACCTTCTATTTCTCGGGCTGAAGAAGACCCCCATAGGCGTGTTTTTAAATAATGATTTTCTTTTAAGGCATCGATAAAGAGGGCCGCCAGATTTCCCACCATTTTAGTCACTAAAAAATAGTGATGCATAAAGCGCTCGACAGCTGATTTTCCTCCTTTTGCTTGATAGCCCATTCTTTCTGCTAAATTACGCTGAACATCAAAATTCAATCGTTCTTCAGGTCGGTTAACCAGAATATGAAGGTGGCACCGTACAGCCCATAAAAAATTTTCACACCGTCGAAAGCGTTTGGCTTCATGGCTGGGAATTAAATCTGCCTTGATAAGCGCGTAATCATTAAGAATAGGAACAGACAGATGATTATGTTTGGCCTCTTCCTCCAGATAAAGATATTTCGCTATCCAAAACAGACTTTGTAGGTCTCTTAATCCCCCCTTACCTTCTTTTAAATGCGGTTCGACCAGATAACGACTATCCCCACGGGTATGATGACGGGTATCCCATTCTTGTAATTTGGCGGCGACAAAGGCACGGCCAGAGCCTGCGACAACTTTTTTGATAAAACGAGAAGAGGCTTCTTCAAAAAGACTATGGTCACCGACCAGATAACGCCCTTCCAAAACGGCGGTACGAATTGTTATATCTTTTTTGGCCATTTTAACCAGATCGCCAAGGCTACGATGAGATTGGCTGACCCGTAAACCTAAATCCCACAAAAGCGATATCAGCGATTCAATGAGGCTTTTTTGTTTTTTATTCGGCACGCGTGCTGATAAAAAGGCAAGATCAACATCAGAATGAAGCGCCATTTCACCGCGCCCATATCCCCCGACCGCCATTAAAACCAGATTTTCGGCTTTTTCTGAATCATCCACTAACCAGTGAAAAGCCAGTTTGATAATCTGATCTGTCAGATAGGCATAACTTAAAGCTGTTAATCGCCCTTGTCGGGGTTTTTGGGCTAAGCGCTCAGCAATAGCGGCACGGCCATCGACGACCGCCGTTTTTAATAAACGGCAGATCGCGGAACGCTCGGCGTAAATATCCTTCCCTGCAGCCTTCTTTAGAAAGGCAATTTCCCGATCTATTCCTTCATAATCGATAATATCTTGAGGACGGGACAAGGATGCAAAGGGTGCAGACATTCTGATAAATCCTATCTGACAGAAATCAGATTCTATTTTAAATCAGGGGCAAGCGCCTCAGCAGTCAACGTTTTAATCGCTTCTTCTACCGTAACGATGCTCTGATCACGACTACCTAGGCGACGGATGGCCACTTTACCTTCTTCGGCTTCACGTTTGCCGACCACTAAAATATTCGGCACCTTGGCAAGACTATGTTCGCGCACCTTATAATTAATCTTCTCATTCCGAAGATCGGAGGTGACACGAAGGCCTGCCGCCTTCATTTTGGCAACGACGGCTTCTGCATAGCTATCAGCCTCTGAAACAATTGTGGCCACAACAGCTTGCACAGGCGCTAACCATAATGGGAAACGTCCCGCATGATGTTCAATAAGAATACCGATAAAGCGTTCAAATGTCCCGATGATCGCCCGATGTAACATTATAGGCCGTTTGCGACTTCCATCTTCGGCTACATAGCTGGCATCCAGCCGTTCCGGTAAGACATAATCAAGCTGTAAAGTACCACATTGCCATGTCCGACCAATCGCATCCGTTAAATGGAATTCGAGTTTCGGGCCATAAAAGGCACCTTCGCCCGGTAATTCTTCATAATCAATGATACCGACTTGCTCTAACGCTGATCGCAACCCGTTTTCTGCATTGTCCCAAAGCGTATCATCCCCAGCCCGCAATTCAGGACGCAAGGATAGTTTAACCGCATATTTCTCAAAACCGAGATCGCGATAAACAGCATCCAATAAACTGACAAAAGCTTTGGTTTCAGAAACGATTTGTTCTGCTGTGCAAAAAATATGGGCATCATCTTGCGTTAACTGACGCACCCGCATCAAACCATGTAAAGCGCCATGAGCTTCATTACGATGACAGCAACCAAATTCTGCCATACGTAACGGTAATTCCCGATAGGAACGGATACCTTGCTTGAAAAGCAGAATATGAGCAGGACAACTCATCGGCTTTAAAGCCATCAGATTGCCTTTACCCGACAAGACGGGCTTATCAGGATCGGTGCCCGGCACTTCATCCGGCACAACAAACATGTTTTCTCGGAATTTGCCCCAATGGCCAGACGCTTCCCATAAAGAAGCATCCATTAATTGGGGGGTTTTTACTTCTTTATAATCTGCCCCTTGTAAGCGACGACGGATATAGGCCTCTAATTGTAACCATATAGTATAACCATGCGGATGCCAGAAAACGGATCCTTGCGCTTCTGGTTGAAGATGGAATAAATCCATTTCTTGTCCGATACGGCGATGATCGCGTTTGGCTGCTTCTTCTAATCGTTCAAGATGAGCTTTAAGCTGCTTGGCATTTAACCAACCCGTACCATAAATCCGACTCAACATCGCGTTATTCTGATCGCCACGCCAATAGGCACCAGAAACGCGCGTCAGTTTAAACGCTTTGGGATCAAGCTTACCCGTCGAGGGTAAATGAGGTCCACGACACATATCAAGCCATTCACCAGCACGATAAGTTGTTAAGGCTTGCCCTTCCGGTAATTCTTTCGCCCATTCCGCCTTGAAGCTTTCACCCTGTTTTGTCCAAAGCGCAATTAAATCGTCGCGTTCCCAAACTTCGCGTAACAGCGGTTCATTACGGGCAATAATGCGCCGCATTTCCGCTTCAATAACGGGCAAATCTTCTTCAGTAAAAGGACGATCTTTTGGCGCAAAATCATAATAAAAGCCATCTTCAGTAATAGGGCCAAACGTGATTTGCGTGCCGGGGAACAGATTCTGTACCGCTTCGGCTAACACATGGGCATAATCATGACGCACCAATTCCAAAGCAGCAGCTTCGTCTTCAACCGTAATAATCTCTAAGGAGCCACTTTCCTCAAGAGGCTGGGAAAGATCTACCAGCTGTCCCTCAAAACGGGCAGCTAAGGCCTTTTTGGCAAGGGTGGAAGAGATAGACCCTGCGATCTGTGCCGCGGTAGTGCCATGCAGAACCTCGCGCTCCGAACCGTCAATAAGCGTGATCCTGATCTTCTCAGCCATTCTGTCTTTCTCGTGTATTAGAGGTTAATAAAAGCGGATTAAGCCGCTACAAAAAAGCTTATGCGCGGTCTTACCCCTGTCTTGCAACCTTTGATATGCCTCAATGATATATTATATCATTAAAAAATGAGAAAATCAGGGAGTACCCCGAAAGATAGACCTTTTTAAAAAAAGAGATAAAACTATGTCTGATTCTATTTAACGCTGTTTGCTTTACATCTGATAGCGACAATTAGGCTTGATTATAATGACAAGTTCTTTTTTAAAATCCCCTCAAGGTAATCGGCTCGCCTACCACAAATTAGAAGGTAAAGGGCCGACAATCGTTTTTTTCCCCGGCTATATGTCGAATATGCATGGTTCAAAAGCTATTGCACTGGGCGCATGGGCTGCTGAAAAAGGCCGTTCTTGTCTTCGTTTTGATTATTCCGGTTGTGGCGAAAGTGAGGGACTGTTCATAGATGGAACCCTCGAAAATTGGTTTAATGATAGTTTATCCGTCATTGATCAGATTACCGAAGGCCCTCTTGTTCTGGTGGGTTCCTCTATGGGCGGATGGCTTATGCTATTGGTCGCTTTAGCCCGTAAAAAACGTATAGCTGGACTGGTAGGCCTTGCGGCAGCGCCTGATTTTACAGAATGGGGCTTTAAGGATGAAGAAAAGAACATCATTCAAAAACAAGGAAAATTGGTTTTACCTATAGAGGGCAGTAGCGATGAAGCTATTGTTACCAAAGGTTTTTGGGAAAGTGGTCAAAAGCATCTGCTTCTTGAAAAGTCTATTTCCGTTTCTTGTCCCGTCCGCCTGCTTCAAGGACAAAAGGATCAAGAGGTTCCGTGGCAGCGGGTCTTGATGCTTGCTGAAAAATTATATTCTGATGATGTTCAGATCACCTTGATTAAGGATGCTGATCATCATTTATCACGGCCTTCTGATATTAAACTGGTTATTAATATTCTGACAGAAATGCTGGCCAGTTTTTAAAATGTTTTTTGAGAAACGCAGGTATAATGTTATTTTCTTTACTTACTTTATTAGCTGCAGGAGGGCAATTGCCCGCTATTGAGGATAATACTATCCCTATGGTATCGCTCCCTAAGTCCCCGAATTTCTTAGCAACGGGTCCTAGAGAAGAACCAAAACCCGTCGTCAAAAAGACGCCTTTGGCGCCCCAAGGGAAAGCAGAAAGCAAGCTTAAAAAATATAAATATAAAAAAAAAGATAATACCCTGCAAGTTGTAGCGCCGCCTGCCAGCTTAAAACAGCGTTATGATCATTGTATTAATATGATAGACGAAGATCCTGAACAAGCCGCTGAGATTGCGAATACATGGCGATTAAGTGCGGGGGGTGTTTTAGCTAATCAATGCTTGGGCATGGCCTATGTGGCCTTAGGGCGCTATAGTGCGGGTGTCGATGCTTTTGAGCAGGCTGCCCGTGAATCCGATTTGGAACATGACGGTCGTTCAGCGATCTTCTGGATTCAAGCGGGCAATGCAGCCTTGGCCAATCAAGATCCGGGGGCGGCTCGGGGCGCGTTTGATCATGCGCTGATGTTGTCAGTTTTACCGGATAAAATGCGGGGTAATACCCTTTCGGATCGGGCACGGGCTGATGTCGCATTGCATGATTATGCCTCTGCCCGTCAGGATATTGATAAGGCCTTAAAATTGATCGGCAAGGATGGAAGCATTTGGTTAATGTCTGCAACCTTAGCCCGCCAACAAGGTGATTTAGAACGCGCTAAAAAGGATATTATAGAAGGGGAAAAAATTGCCCCATTAGATGCCCAAATTTCTTTCGAAAAAGGGCTGATTTTTGCTCTTTCAGGGGAGATTGAAACAGCCCGTGCCGCTTGGGATCGAACTATCAGAGCTAATCCCAAAGCAGAATTAGCCGAGGTCGCCCGTAAAGCGATGGACGAAATGGAGCAGCAAAATAATACTGTTGCCGCCCCTTCCGCCTCTTCCTCTACAACGACGCCTCCGCCCCTTAAAACGAATAATCAGCCTGATCTTAAAAAATAAACAATTAAAATAGCTCGCCATAGCCTTTCAGATATTAAACAACATAAAGAATAAGGGCTAACAAGAGAAAAGACAGAATATCTGAAGAAGATAAATCGAAATTATTGCTAAATTTTTCTATAAATAGAAAGGTTTAAAATACCTTTTTATTTAAAAATTAGCTATCTTCTCAAAATGTCTTTCAGGTCATTGCGTTTACAAGAAGGCCAAAAATATGCGCTATATTCATACTATGATCAGAGTATCCGATCCTGATGCAACTATCCGCTTTTTTAATATTTTGGGATTGGAAGAAGTGGGTCGTGTTAATAATAATGAAGGCCGTTTCACGCTGATTTATATGGCGGTACCTAAGGATGATGTTCAGGTTGAACTGACATGGAATTGGGATGAAAAAAGTTATGACGGCGGACGAAATTTTGGCCATCTCGCCTTCGAAGTCGATAACATTTATGAAAGCTGTCAGAAATTGATGGATAGCGGCTATATTATCAACCGCCCACCTCGGGATGGTTGGATGGCTTTTGTCCGT encodes:
- a CDS encoding [protein-PII] uridylyltransferase, coding for MSAPFASLSRPQDIIDYEGIDREIAFLKKAAGKDIYAERSAICRLLKTAVVDGRAAIAERLAQKPRQGRLTALSYAYLTDQIIKLAFHWLVDDSEKAENLVLMAVGGYGRGEMALHSDVDLAFLSARVPNKKQKSLIESLISLLWDLGLRVSQSHRSLGDLVKMAKKDITIRTAVLEGRYLVGDHSLFEEASSRFIKKVVAGSGRAFVAAKLQEWDTRHHTRGDSRYLVEPHLKEGKGGLRDLQSLFWIAKYLYLEEEAKHNHLSVPILNDYALIKADLIPSHEAKRFRRCENFLWAVRCHLHILVNRPEERLNFDVQRNLAERMGYQAKGGKSAVERFMHHYFLVTKMVGNLAALFIDALKENHYLKTRLWGSSSAREIEGFSVEQGQIIVTDDDFFRQNPSKLIILFTVAHRHKLGIHPLTMRQAGRDAILIDEELRNNPECNAAFTAIFASSRNPAPILKAMNNTGVLGRFIPDFGRIVAQMQFDMYHHYTVDEHAIRAIDLLARVEQGEMAEDYPLGVTLFKQIDAHRALCIAVFLHDIAKGRNGDHSLLGAEIANRLCPRLGLTPAETELVVWLIKNHLLMSHTAFQRDLADVKTITDFSNEVKSPERLRLLFLLTLADITAVGPNVWNSWKNQLLTALFDACSQCLQQGPMRGGSERQERIENQQKHVREILEWNNQDSEYLLKRLPDDYWFSERSDVIVENIRQMAATDKAQKSISVKGKEMPAYDATMISLYAIDHPGFFYRIAGAIHATGGTILDARIHTTRDGMAMDNLLVQHTQGGIIKTGEHLNRMMQAIEDAATSHIRTSNKLAALRPPLFWRGDAFHVEPSVFIDNQASDRFTVIEVNAQDRPALLHDLGCALFNARLTISSAHIATYGERAVDVFYVSDLLAHKITNQNRLKAIEKRLLAAAERANSK
- the thrS gene encoding threonine--tRNA ligase, translating into MAEKIRITLIDGSEREVLHGTTAAQIAGSISSTLAKKALAARFEGQLVDLSQPLEESGSLEIITVEDEAAALELVRHDYAHVLAEAVQNLFPGTQITFGPITEDGFYYDFAPKDRPFTEEDLPVIEAEMRRIIARNEPLLREVWERDDLIALWTKQGESFKAEWAKELPEGQALTTYRAGEWLDMCRGPHLPSTGKLDPKAFKLTRVSGAYWRGDQNNAMLSRIYGTGWLNAKQLKAHLERLEEAAKRDHRRIGQEMDLFHLQPEAQGSVFWHPHGYTIWLQLEAYIRRRLQGADYKEVKTPQLMDASLWEASGHWGKFRENMFVVPDEVPGTDPDKPVLSGKGNLMALKPMSCPAHILLFKQGIRSYRELPLRMAEFGCCHRNEAHGALHGLMRVRQLTQDDAHIFCTAEQIVSETKAFVSLLDAVYRDLGFEKYAVKLSLRPELRAGDDTLWDNAENGLRSALEQVGIIDYEELPGEGAFYGPKLEFHLTDAIGRTWQCGTLQLDYVLPERLDASYVAEDGSRKRPIMLHRAIIGTFERFIGILIEHHAGRFPLWLAPVQAVVATIVSEADSYAEAVVAKMKAAGLRVTSDLRNEKINYKVREHSLAKVPNILVVGKREAEEGKVAIRRLGSRDQSIVTVEEAIKTLTAEALAPDLK
- a CDS encoding alpha/beta hydrolase translates to MTSSFLKSPQGNRLAYHKLEGKGPTIVFFPGYMSNMHGSKAIALGAWAAEKGRSCLRFDYSGCGESEGLFIDGTLENWFNDSLSVIDQITEGPLVLVGSSMGGWLMLLVALARKKRIAGLVGLAAAPDFTEWGFKDEEKNIIQKQGKLVLPIEGSSDEAIVTKGFWESGQKHLLLEKSISVSCPVRLLQGQKDQEVPWQRVLMLAEKLYSDDVQITLIKDADHHLSRPSDIKLVINILTEMLASF
- a CDS encoding tetratricopeptide repeat protein, which gives rise to MLFSLLTLLAAGGQLPAIEDNTIPMVSLPKSPNFLATGPREEPKPVVKKTPLAPQGKAESKLKKYKYKKKDNTLQVVAPPASLKQRYDHCINMIDEDPEQAAEIANTWRLSAGGVLANQCLGMAYVALGRYSAGVDAFEQAARESDLEHDGRSAIFWIQAGNAALANQDPGAARGAFDHALMLSVLPDKMRGNTLSDRARADVALHDYASARQDIDKALKLIGKDGSIWLMSATLARQQGDLERAKKDIIEGEKIAPLDAQISFEKGLIFALSGEIETARAAWDRTIRANPKAELAEVARKAMDEMEQQNNTVAAPSASSSTTTPPPLKTNNQPDLKK
- a CDS encoding VOC family protein is translated as MRYIHTMIRVSDPDATIRFFNILGLEEVGRVNNNEGRFTLIYMAVPKDDVQVELTWNWDEKSYDGGRNFGHLAFEVDNIYESCQKLMDSGYIINRPPRDGWMAFVRTPDAISIELLQAGDKLEVIEPWKSMANSGSW